From one Lycium barbarum isolate Lr01 chromosome 6, ASM1917538v2, whole genome shotgun sequence genomic stretch:
- the LOC132643750 gene encoding uncharacterized protein LOC132643750 has product MYCSPANPRKLWEQFEESMTEDYKLLQTTDRREIRYQALNHINDIFHSMGHDVNEYELIPETIRSFAAAKEIHFERSLTVSEDDVLLYKRLNKNQMVAYNVITGRIFSKKAGAFFVDGPGGTGKTFLYRALLAIVRSMGYIALATTTSGVAASILPGGCTPHSRFKIPSEIDENASCNISKESSLAGLIRDAKLIVGDEVSMAKKRMLEVFDLLLKDLMDTNALFGGKVVVFGGDFRQTLPVVRYGKKEDFIGKSLLYSSIWNELEKLQLSENMKAKTDSAFCAYLLRVGNGQEQVNSANKIEIPLFNYSLHNRKRISR; this is encoded by the coding sequence ATGTATTGCAGTCCTGCCAACCCAAGAAAATTATGGGAGCAATTTGAAGAATCAATGACCGAAGATTATAAACTGTTGCAAACTACTGACAGAAGGGAAATCCGATATCAAGCTTTAAATCATATCAACGATATTTTTCATTCTATGGGCCAtgatgtaaatgagtacgaactCATCCCAGAAACTATCAGGTCCTTTGCGGCAGCAAAAGAAATTCATTTTGAAAGATCTCTTACTGTTAGCGAAGACGATGTACTCTTATATAAGCgattaaacaaaaatcaaatGGTTGCATATAATGTGATTACTGGCAGAATATTTTCAAAGAAAGCAGGCGCATTTTTTGTTGACGGTCCCGGAGGAACAGGGAAAACTTTCTTGTACCGTGCTTTGTTAGCAATCGTACGATCTATGGGATATATAGCTTTAGCGACAACTACCTCTGGTGTTGCTGCTTCTATTCTCCCGGGTGGCTGTACACCACATTCGCGTTTCAAAATTCCTAGTGAAATTGATGAAAATGCCAGTTGTAACATTAGCAAAGAAAGCTCGCTCGCAGGTTTAATCCGGGATGCAAAATTGATTGTGGGGGATGAGGTATCTATGGCAAAAAAAAGAATGTTGGAAGTTTTTGATCTACTGTTAAAAGATCTGATGGATACAAATGCATTATTTGGTGGAAAAGTTGTAGTTTTTGGAGGTGATTTCAGGCAAACTCTTCCTGTCGTTCGATATGGGAAAAAGGAAGATTTCATTGGCAAAAGTTTGTTATATTCTAGCATTTGGAATGAACTTGAAAAATTGCAGTTATCTGAGAATATGAAAGCAAAGACTGATTCTGCATTTTGTGCTTATCTACTAAGAGTTGGAAATGGACAAGAACAGGTCAACTCAGCAAACAAGATTGAAATTCCACTCTTTAATTATTCCTTACACAACCGAAAAAGAATCTCTAGATAA
- the LOC132643752 gene encoding uncharacterized protein LOC132643752, whose product MFAERTSKGSDSYPIYRRRNTGEVMKVREQYLDNSWVVSYNPYLLGKFNCHINVEVCSDIKVVKYLYKYICKGHDKIAFRVQNNADIEIYEVKEYRSARWVSPPEAVWRLFGFAISEMSPSVYRLQLHLEDQQFVSFKSNADINKIVNNPMIKKRC is encoded by the coding sequence ATGTTTGCTGAGCGAACATCGAAAGGAAGTGATTCTTATCCAATTTATAGAAGAAGAAATACAGGGGAAGTTATGAAAGTAAGAGAACAATATTTAGATAACTCTTGGGTGGTTTCATACAATCCATATTTACTTGGAAAATTCAACTGTCACATAAATGTTGAAGTTTGCTCCGACATCAAAGTCGTGAAATATCTCTACAAATACATCTGCAAAGGACATGACAAAATTGCATTCCGTGTACAAAATAATGCAGATATAGAGATATACGAAGTAAAAGAATATCGGTCTGCTAGATGGGTTTCACCTCCGGAAGCTGTATGGCGTCTCTTTGGTTTTGCTATAAGTGAAATGTCTCCCAGCGTTTATCGTCTTCAGCTACATCTTGAAGACCAACAATTTGTTTCTTTTAAGAGCAATGCAGATATAAATAAGATTGTGAATAATCCAATGATAAAAAAACGATGTTAA